One Oncorhynchus nerka isolate Pitt River linkage group LG5, Oner_Uvic_2.0, whole genome shotgun sequence genomic window carries:
- the LOC115119162 gene encoding ras GTPase-activating protein-binding protein 1-like isoform X3, producing the protein MGELSNDMQPMRKFMQTFVLAPEGTVANKFYVHNDVFRYQDEVFGDSDSEPPEESDEDVEEMEERVPSPEVNQEEAAGFYEQTPCTEPEGLVEEEVAVTPEPEPEAEAEPDPDVVDGKPVLDPETQQQQHHTTEEQAEKCPVSSPLPSADPAPPPATEDNRPFSWASVTSKNLPPSGAVPVSGIPPHVVKVPSAPPRVEVKTEAAAQRTQPRGDQRPREARPGPPPVNRGPRPGVREGEQGESSEVRRVVRYPDAHQLFVGNVPHDVDKAELKEFFQQYGSVLELRINSGGKLPNFGFVVFDDFEPVQKILSNRPIKFRGDIRLNVEEKKTRSAREGDRRDIRPRGPGGPGGPRERIGGPRGPPTRGGMTQKPSFGSGRGTGPSEGGRYMGPRQ; encoded by the exons ATGGGGGAGCTGTCCAACGACATGCAGCCCATGCGCAAATTCATGCAGACATTCGTGCTGGCCCCTGAG GGCACTGTAGCAAACAAGTTCTACGTTCACAACGATGTTTTCCGTTACCAAGACGAAGTGTTTGGGGATTCTGACTCAGAACCCCCTGAAG AGTCTGACGAGGatgtggaggagatggaggagagggtaccATCACCAGAGGTGAACCAGGAAGAGGCTGCGGGCTTCTACGAACAGACACCCTG CACCGAGCCAGAGGGGCTAGTGGAGGAGGAGGTAGCTGTAACCCCAGAGCCTGAACCTGAGGCGGAGGCGGAGCCAGATCCAGACGTGGTGGATGGAAAACCGGTCCTGGATCCAGAGACCCAGCAGcaacaacaccacactacagaggaGCAGGCAGAGAAGTGTCCTGTCTCCTCACCCCTGCCCTCTGCTGACCCTGCCCCTCCACCCGCTACTGAAGATAACCGG CCTTTCTCCTGGGCGTCTGTCACCAGTAAGAACCTTCCCCCTAGCGGCGCTGTCCCCGTCTCTGGCATCCCCCCCCACGTCGTCAAAGTCCCCTCGGCACCG CCCAGGGTGGAGGTGAAAACGGAAGCCGCAGCACAGAGAACACAACcgagaggagaccagagaccacGGGAAGCAAGGCCAGGCCCCCCACCAGTCAACAGAGGGCCCCGACCAGGAG TGCGggaaggagagcagggagagtCGTCGGAGGTTCGCCGTGTGGTGAGGTATCCAGACGCTCACCAGCTCTTCGTAGGAAACGTCCCCCATGATGTGGACAAGGCAGAGCTCAAGGAGTTTTTCCAGC AGTATGGTTCTGTGCTTGAGCTACGGATCAACAGCGGAGGGAAGCTTCCCAACTTTGGGTTCGTGGTGTTTGACGATTTTGAACCTGTACAGAAAATCCTAAGCAACCGG CCCATTAAGTTCAGAGGAGACATCCGACTGAACGTGGAGGAAAAAAAGACTCGCTCCGCCCGGGAAGGGGACCGGCGAGACATCCGCCCCAGAGGTCCAGGTGGCCCCGGAGGGCCCcgagagaggataggagggcCCAGAGGCCCCCCCACCAGGGGTGGCATGACACAGAAACCCAGCTTTGGCTCTGGACGAGGTACTGGACCCAGTGAAGGAGGTCGCTACATGGGACCTCGTCAGTGA
- the LOC115119162 gene encoding ras GTPase-activating protein-binding protein 1-like isoform X2, translating into MVMEKPSAQLVGREFVRQYYTLLNQAPDYLHRFYGKNSSYVHGGLDNGKPVDAVYGQSEIHKKVLALNFRDCHTKIRHVDAHATLNEGVVVQVMGELSNDMQPMRKFMQTFVLAPEGTVANKFYVHNDVFRYQDEVFGDSDSEPPEESDEDVEEMEERVPSPEVNQEEAAGFYEQTPCTEPEGLVEEEVAVTPEPEPEAEAEPDPDVVDGKPVLDPETQQQQHHTTEEQAEKCPVSSPLPSADPAPPPATEDNRPFSWASVTSKNLPPSGAVPVSGIPPHVVKVPSAPPRVEVKTEAAAQRTQPRGDQRPREARPGPPPVNRGPRPGVREGEQGESSEVRRVVRYPDAHQLFVGNVPHDVDKAELKEFFQQYGSVLELRINSGGKLPNFGFVVFDDFEPVQKILSNRPIKFRGDIRLNVEEKKTRSAREGDRRDIRPRGPGGPGGPRERIGGPRGPPTRGGMTQKPSFGSGRGTGPSEGGRYMGPRQ; encoded by the exons ATGGTGATGGAGAAGCCAAGTGCCCAGCTCGTCGGGCGGGAGTTTGTCCGacagtactacacactactcaaccagGCACCTGACTACCTGCACAG GTTTTATGGGAAGAACTCTTCCTATGTCCACGGCGGTCTGGACAATGGCAAACCAGTTGACGCGGTCTACGGCCAGTCA GAGATTCATAAAAAAGTGTTGGCGCTGAACTTTCGTGACTGCCACACCAAGATCAGACACGTGGACGCCCATGCGACCTTGAACGAGGGCGTGGTGGTGCAAGTGATGGGGGAGCTGTCCAACGACATGCAGCCCATGCGCAAATTCATGCAGACATTCGTGCTGGCCCCTGAG GGCACTGTAGCAAACAAGTTCTACGTTCACAACGATGTTTTCCGTTACCAAGACGAAGTGTTTGGGGATTCTGACTCAGAACCCCCTGAAG AGTCTGACGAGGatgtggaggagatggaggagagggtaccATCACCAGAGGTGAACCAGGAAGAGGCTGCGGGCTTCTACGAACAGACACCCTG CACCGAGCCAGAGGGGCTAGTGGAGGAGGAGGTAGCTGTAACCCCAGAGCCTGAACCTGAGGCGGAGGCGGAGCCAGATCCAGACGTGGTGGATGGAAAACCGGTCCTGGATCCAGAGACCCAGCAGcaacaacaccacactacagaggaGCAGGCAGAGAAGTGTCCTGTCTCCTCACCCCTGCCCTCTGCTGACCCTGCCCCTCCACCCGCTACTGAAGATAACCGG CCTTTCTCCTGGGCGTCTGTCACCAGTAAGAACCTTCCCCCTAGCGGCGCTGTCCCCGTCTCTGGCATCCCCCCCCACGTCGTCAAAGTCCCCTCGGCACCG CCCAGGGTGGAGGTGAAAACGGAAGCCGCAGCACAGAGAACACAACcgagaggagaccagagaccacGGGAAGCAAGGCCAGGCCCCCCACCAGTCAACAGAGGGCCCCGACCAGGAG TGCGggaaggagagcagggagagtCGTCGGAGGTTCGCCGTGTGGTGAGGTATCCAGACGCTCACCAGCTCTTCGTAGGAAACGTCCCCCATGATGTGGACAAGGCAGAGCTCAAGGAGTTTTTCCAGC AGTATGGTTCTGTGCTTGAGCTACGGATCAACAGCGGAGGGAAGCTTCCCAACTTTGGGTTCGTGGTGTTTGACGATTTTGAACCTGTACAGAAAATCCTAAGCAACCGG CCCATTAAGTTCAGAGGAGACATCCGACTGAACGTGGAGGAAAAAAAGACTCGCTCCGCCCGGGAAGGGGACCGGCGAGACATCCGCCCCAGAGGTCCAGGTGGCCCCGGAGGGCCCcgagagaggataggagggcCCAGAGGCCCCCCCACCAGGGGTGGCATGACACAGAAACCCAGCTTTGGCTCTGGACGAGGTACTGGACCCAGTGAAGGAGGTCGCTACATGGGACCTCGTCAGTGA
- the LOC115119162 gene encoding ras GTPase-activating protein-binding protein 1-like isoform X1, which yields MLTSWLTIQHWNYKSSSLQLTKEMVMEKPSAQLVGREFVRQYYTLLNQAPDYLHRFYGKNSSYVHGGLDNGKPVDAVYGQSEIHKKVLALNFRDCHTKIRHVDAHATLNEGVVVQVMGELSNDMQPMRKFMQTFVLAPEGTVANKFYVHNDVFRYQDEVFGDSDSEPPEESDEDVEEMEERVPSPEVNQEEAAGFYEQTPCTEPEGLVEEEVAVTPEPEPEAEAEPDPDVVDGKPVLDPETQQQQHHTTEEQAEKCPVSSPLPSADPAPPPATEDNRPFSWASVTSKNLPPSGAVPVSGIPPHVVKVPSAPPRVEVKTEAAAQRTQPRGDQRPREARPGPPPVNRGPRPGVREGEQGESSEVRRVVRYPDAHQLFVGNVPHDVDKAELKEFFQQYGSVLELRINSGGKLPNFGFVVFDDFEPVQKILSNRPIKFRGDIRLNVEEKKTRSAREGDRRDIRPRGPGGPGGPRERIGGPRGPPTRGGMTQKPSFGSGRGTGPSEGGRYMGPRQ from the exons atgttaaccagctggctgaccatccaacactggaactacaagtcaag ttctctccagctGACCAAAGAAATGGTGATGGAGAAGCCAAGTGCCCAGCTCGTCGGGCGGGAGTTTGTCCGacagtactacacactactcaaccagGCACCTGACTACCTGCACAG GTTTTATGGGAAGAACTCTTCCTATGTCCACGGCGGTCTGGACAATGGCAAACCAGTTGACGCGGTCTACGGCCAGTCA GAGATTCATAAAAAAGTGTTGGCGCTGAACTTTCGTGACTGCCACACCAAGATCAGACACGTGGACGCCCATGCGACCTTGAACGAGGGCGTGGTGGTGCAAGTGATGGGGGAGCTGTCCAACGACATGCAGCCCATGCGCAAATTCATGCAGACATTCGTGCTGGCCCCTGAG GGCACTGTAGCAAACAAGTTCTACGTTCACAACGATGTTTTCCGTTACCAAGACGAAGTGTTTGGGGATTCTGACTCAGAACCCCCTGAAG AGTCTGACGAGGatgtggaggagatggaggagagggtaccATCACCAGAGGTGAACCAGGAAGAGGCTGCGGGCTTCTACGAACAGACACCCTG CACCGAGCCAGAGGGGCTAGTGGAGGAGGAGGTAGCTGTAACCCCAGAGCCTGAACCTGAGGCGGAGGCGGAGCCAGATCCAGACGTGGTGGATGGAAAACCGGTCCTGGATCCAGAGACCCAGCAGcaacaacaccacactacagaggaGCAGGCAGAGAAGTGTCCTGTCTCCTCACCCCTGCCCTCTGCTGACCCTGCCCCTCCACCCGCTACTGAAGATAACCGG CCTTTCTCCTGGGCGTCTGTCACCAGTAAGAACCTTCCCCCTAGCGGCGCTGTCCCCGTCTCTGGCATCCCCCCCCACGTCGTCAAAGTCCCCTCGGCACCG CCCAGGGTGGAGGTGAAAACGGAAGCCGCAGCACAGAGAACACAACcgagaggagaccagagaccacGGGAAGCAAGGCCAGGCCCCCCACCAGTCAACAGAGGGCCCCGACCAGGAG TGCGggaaggagagcagggagagtCGTCGGAGGTTCGCCGTGTGGTGAGGTATCCAGACGCTCACCAGCTCTTCGTAGGAAACGTCCCCCATGATGTGGACAAGGCAGAGCTCAAGGAGTTTTTCCAGC AGTATGGTTCTGTGCTTGAGCTACGGATCAACAGCGGAGGGAAGCTTCCCAACTTTGGGTTCGTGGTGTTTGACGATTTTGAACCTGTACAGAAAATCCTAAGCAACCGG CCCATTAAGTTCAGAGGAGACATCCGACTGAACGTGGAGGAAAAAAAGACTCGCTCCGCCCGGGAAGGGGACCGGCGAGACATCCGCCCCAGAGGTCCAGGTGGCCCCGGAGGGCCCcgagagaggataggagggcCCAGAGGCCCCCCCACCAGGGGTGGCATGACACAGAAACCCAGCTTTGGCTCTGGACGAGGTACTGGACCCAGTGAAGGAGGTCGCTACATGGGACCTCGTCAGTGA